Proteins encoded within one genomic window of Natator depressus isolate rNatDep1 chromosome 1, rNatDep2.hap1, whole genome shotgun sequence:
- the NEK5 gene encoding serine/threonine-protein kinase Nek5 has translation MDKYEIIKMIGEGAFGKVFLAKGKVDNHQSVIKEINLTKMPVKEKEASQKEVILLAKMKHPNIVTFYSSVQEKNKLYIVMEYCDGGDLMRRINMQHGVLFDEDQILAWFVQISLGLKHIHDRKVLHRDIKAQNIFLSNNGMVAKLGDFGIARMLNNTMELARTCVGTPYYLSPEICENRPYNNKTDIWSLGCVLYELCTLKHPFEGSSLHQLVLKICRGHFIPVSPKYSYDLRILISQLFKISPRDRPSINSVLKKPFLEKRITNYLPPEVIQEEFSHTVIHKKRPSAQPAAKLVQVPKLQKVRVQDHHPPRSRMVAPVKKQELLHSNEWKPPSRVQQPIAQHWRSRFKMAERPEAARVHGHYGHYYDKLDNLQKRLYVQDDLSHINQRVEEYYKQKGQVAPPPPEWPAEYLQRQLEAQQYKMKVEKQLGLRPSSADPHHNQIQNQEVMEEQLKDHQRDMARRNEMKEEEYLKQLQKIRQQYHSDVKELRFKAGALQEKPQIKDKTYLVKQGNAGCQPNPKDAPGRREEPVQDIEENLKHIRLQNWQERRVLEKKHKTKGGVKFEINLDACVPEEDTVQEEELDKLNETLTFEDGENLKEKWMKIYEDYTQKSLEELCSPEAEAGNIDNAMEIRKQWQVGVPKTLLDFLAEADVTSVCPTMAESELAGQVVVVPEETPENRKQWKQEAPGTLLSILAKAELSNDSFGWTEEESEGTLSPWPPKESKEDNAEAGSTIDTDENRLEPRSDDDDTNFEESEDELRDELVESLEKVITSVAEEVREVPIQSANKDEPEEEKDSTLTAHHKTLSPPPPALQYGWKNATTS, from the exons ATGCCTGTGAAAGAAAAAGAAGCATCTCAgaaagaagtaattcttctggcTAAGATGAAGCACCCAAATATAGTAACATTCTACAGTTCTGTTCAAG AAAAGAATAAGCTATATATTGTGATGGAATATTGTGATGGAGGTGATCTAATGAGACGGATCAATATGCAACATGGAGTGCTGTTTGATGAGGACCAG ATTCTGGCTTGGTTTGTGCAGATTTCCTTAGGACTGAAGCATATTCATGACAGGAAGGTTTTACACAGAGACATAAAGGCACAG AACATTTTCCTTAGCAATAATGGAATGGTAGCAAAGCTTGGGGACTTTGGCATAGCAAGAATGTTGAACAA TACTATGGAGCTTGCTCGTACCTGTGTAGGGACACCCTACTATCTATCGCCTGAGATCTGTGAGAATCGACCATATAACAATAAAAC AGATATTTGGTCTCTTGGCTGTGTTCTCTATGAGCTGTGCACTTTAAAGCACCCG TTTGAAGGcagcagtttacaccagctggtgCTGAAGATCTGCAGAGGACATTTTATCCCAGTGTCTCCAAAGTATTCCTATGACCTGAGGATTTTAATTTCCCAACTGTTTAAAATATCTCCAAGAGATCGACCATCTATCAATTCCGTATTAAAGAAGCCCTTCTTGGAGAAGCGCATCACCAACTACTTGCCCCCTGAG GTAATACAGGAAGAATTCAGCCACACTGTTATACATAAAAAAAGACCATCAGCACAGCCTGCAGCCAAGTTGGTGCAGG TTCCTAAACTTCAAAAAGTGAGAGTCCAGGACCATCATCCTCCAAGATCCAGGATGGTGGCACCTGTCAAGAAACAGGAATTATTACATAGTAATGAATGGAAACCTCCTTCAAGAGTCCAGCAACCTATTGCCCAG CATTGGCGCTCCAGATTTAAGATGGCAGAAAGGCCAGAAGCTGCCAGAGTACATGGACATTATGGTCATTACTATGATAAACTTGACAACTTGCAGAAGAGACTTTATGTACAAGATGACCTTTCTCACATCAACCAAAGGGTCGAGGAATATTATAAACAGAAAGGACAAGTTGCACCACCCCCACCTGAGTG GCCCGCAGAGTATCTTCAAAGACAGCTTGAAGCCCAGCAATACAAGATGAAAGTGGAAAAGCAGTTG GGACTGCGACCATCCTCTGCTGACCCACATCATAACCAGATCCAGAATCAGGAAGTGATGGAAGAGCAGCTCAAAGACCATCAGAGGGATATGGCTAGAAGGAATGAAATGAAAGAAGAG GAATAcctgaaacaattacaaaaaattCGGCAACAGTACCACAGTGATGTAAAAGAACTTAGATTCAAAGCAGGAGCACTGCAG GAGAAACCGCAAATAAAAGACAAAACCTATCTTGTGAAACAAGGGAATGCTGGGTGCCAGCCCAATCCAAAAGATGCTCCTGGAAGAAGAGAAGAACCAGTCCAG gaTATTGAAGAAAACTTGAAACATATCAGACTACAGAACTGGCAAGAGAGAAGAGTCCTGGAAAAGAAACATAAAACAAAG GGAGGAGTAAAATTTGAAATTAATTTAGATGCATGTGTTCCTGAGGAAGATACTGTGCAAGAAGAG GAATTAGATAAACTTAATGAGACGTTAACTTTTGAGGATGGTGAGAATCTTAAGGAGAAATGGATGAAGATCTATGAAGATTACACACAAAAATCTTTGGAAGAACTTTGCTCTCCAGAAGCAG AGGCTGGCAATATAGATAATGCCATGGAAATCAGAAAACAATGGCAAGTTGGAGTCCCAAAGACTCTCCTGGATTTTCTAGCTGAGGCAGATGTCACATCTGTCTGCCCTACAATGGCTGAAAGTGAACTTG CTGGCCAGGTGGTTGtcgtacctgaagaaaccccaGAAAACAGGAAACAGTGGAAACAAGAAGCACCTGGCACACTGCTGAGTATCTTAGCGAAAGCAGAACTATCTAATGACTCCTTTGGCTGGACTGAAGAGGAATCTG AGGGGACATTGTCACCCTGGCCACCAAAAGAGAGTAAGGAAGATAATGCAGAAGCAGGCTCCACTATCGATACCGATGAAAACAGACTTGAGCCAAGATCGGATGATGATGACAC GAACTTTGAAGAATCTGAAGATGAACTGAGGGATGAACTGGTGGAATCACTAGAAAAAGTGATAACTTCTGTGGCAGAGGAAGTCAGAGAGGTGCCAATCCAGTCAGCGAACAAAGACGAACCAGAAGAAGAGAAAGACAG